GCAGCTTCACATAACTACTAATAACACTGCAGAAATACATGAATTGTGTGTACATCCTGCCGATGATTCAATCCCACTTTCATCGGCAAAAGTATGAATCTTACATACCTTTCAGAACCTGAAAACTGATAAGCCTCTGCAAATGAttccttgattttctaaaaCTTCCTTCCTGGCTTATTGCAATGAAAATCACACATAACTAGCATCGGCAAAGTTATTATCTGCTCTATTATGTATGAAAGTTTTTCCCATGCATGTATTTGAAGCAGAAGCATCAACAAAAGAAGCCATGCGTCCTTGACCTTGTTCACAGTGTTTGATCTGTCTTACAATTTATGCCAGTTTTGATGTGAATGCTTTCTTCCCCGTTGGAGTAAATGAATACAACCAGCAGAACATATCAGCCCAAAAGCAGCAAATGCCATGATCATTGTATTGCTAAGAACCCTGCAATAACCACCCTGCAAATACAACACAAGGTTTAAAAAATCAGGCTATTATTATGCATCAAATTATAAAGGTATATTGCGCGTATAAATGACATACTAAGACAAGAACAAACAAGAATGCAGCATTTGCAGGTGCCAAGGACAAGCTTATCATGCCTCCACGGAACTGGTTTGGAATATACCTGCTCATGCAGCGGCACAAAAAATTTCAGATGAATCATttacaagaataaaatcaaCTAGTGAGCTCAGGAATTACAGCAGCTTACATTGTCCGTAATCTCGCAAGTGATGGAAGAATGAAACCAACACAAGCATGGAAGATGCAGAACAGTGTCACTAGAACTTCTATTTCCTAAAAGTAAAGCAAAATATTATGAAACAattgctaaaaaataaaaacccagcCAATGAATTGTATACCCAGCAATTTCATCCTTCATTTTGTTGTAAGAGTACCTGATAATCATAAGCTACAATTGAAAATGCCAGACCAGCAACAGCAAATGCAGTTGTGAGATAATCCTCATTGTGGAGCACTGAACCACTAAAGAACCATGGGAATACAGTACTTCCGAGCATTCTTGAACCAAGGAAACATGGATATATCAGTGACAAGTGCACCACTCGCCCATCTGCCTGCGCTGACaaaaaaatgacaaagaaaACAACCCtaagaaatcactcagtctgaTATTCCCAAATTAAACAAGGTAAAAAACAgtttaagtttttattattcTCTAGTCCTTTCGATAatcaaaaaatcaaatgtccTCAAATGTTACTTCAGTTGGAACTTGGTATCAtagaaatcatcaaaatacaagAACTTGTATAAGAGTGAATAACTGGCATACCACAATTGTTGGAGCCCAGAGAATCCAAAAAACGGACATGGAAAAATAAATGCTTGCTTGGGCCAGTGTTAATGTCCACAATATTTTGTCTGCCAAGCAAGAACAAAGGCAACAGGAGAATTATTAAGCTCtgagaatataatatatatattgattgttggtaattttgagattaaaTAGATAATATAATATCTTGAAATGGCCCAAATTGGTACCCCACAGCTTGCAAAGTAAGTTAGTGCTTCGAGTTAGAGCTTCCCTAAGATCTTAACAACATGAAAGCACTGAGAAATATGCATAGACCTTACAGTTCAATGTTTGAATAATTTGAATTAGATAATAACACCAGGAAAAAATGACAGCTCGATGAAAGCAGCCAAATGAATTGGCATGCATCAAAGAGAATATTTCAAATTGAACAACATAATCTAGCAAATTTTCTTGTTTAAACATGGAATTCCTACCATTAAGAATAAGTGAAGAGAGAGACTTTGTATAATTTCCAATTGAGGTCAGCTGCTCGCATCCATTCCACTTCTTGTTAATGTAAAGAATGCTCAATATTGCCAAAAAGGAGGCTGACTTAGGGAGGGTGAGAAAACTTCTATCAGCATCCTTCACTGCCATATTTGCGAAAGCCTGGCTTCCAACAAGAGATGCAGACTCAAAAAAGAACATCAACCAAAAGGTGTCATTGAGCATATCTTGCCTGTGACCTTGCTGCAAGTTATCAAGATAAATATCACTTCACGGCACCTCTAACAGCATGCCATTAAGTACGGAATGCATTATTCCAACACAAACCTTCTCGTGTTCAACGATCATCCATGTCTCGAAACAGAATGAGAATACTGAGGAAGCAAGTGCCAGACATATGCTCATTACCCAAATACTAGGATGTCCGCTTATGCTCTTCAAGAAACACATGAGAAGATGcagaatgaaaaatagaatacaAGCTGTCTTTGGGCCTCTACAAATGACAGCTGAAactcatcaacaaatgcatataTCGCAAACTGAAACaagtaaaacaaacaaactaaaaaatgaCACAACATCTTATAGATGATTACATGATCTTAATCATCATTCCTCTGTCTAAACAACCCTTAAGAATTCCAAgctaataaattaacaaataggaTGTCTTGTCAGAATCATAGAAAGAACAGAAATAAGTTCAGCTCTCAATATTGACATAACATATAGGATTATATAAAAGAAAGCAAGATACCCACACAATTGATAAAATAAGATTGAAGATCAATCTTTTACGATAATCCAAACCTTAAGCATGACTTAAGAATGGCTCATAAATGATTTTGATGGAACAATTACTCAAAGCATTCCAAAGCATGCATTCAAGCAAAAGCTCAGAAGGTAAACACCCTAGTATGTATCAAGTttcaatctttttcttcttaatatCGAAAACTTATGACTCGACACAATTGAAAGACATATATCTCCATCATATCACAAGCCAGTCAACAACACCACGACTCGAACTCATGCAAAGACAacaatttgaagaagaaattcaaGAGAAACTCACTTGACATCAGAAACAATACCCAAAATAGGACCAATTAAAAGAGCAGCAGCAGCTCCAACTGAAATACACAATGCTACATTCTCCCTGCTAATTCCATCATAATCTCCAAACAAGGATCCGAGCCCTTCCATTACTGAAAATCCCACAACAAACGAGATCAAAATGCCAaagatttcaaacaaaaacagcACAAAATTCACATAAAACACCCATTGGAAGGGATAGAAATGCTTACGAGAAGCGATAGAGTATAAGATCAAGAAGCGACGCTGGAAACGCTGAAAGGATCCGTAAGAGCCGAGATCGAAGGGGGAGGAGGCGGTGGTGGGTCTAGAGAGGAAGCCAGGCTTGGAGAAGTAAGGGTAGAGGAAGAGAGAAGCGAAGCAAGAGGCGAAGAGGAGGAGATAGATGAATGGCTTGGGCGCCCAAGGCGGTACACTCTCGATGACAACCGCCATGAGAATGGATCTTTGGAAGCGGAAAAAGAGAAACAGCGAGGGGAAGAGGAAAAGGGTAGTGCTgggaattatattttttatttccggAATTTGcttat
This portion of the Dioscorea cayenensis subsp. rotundata cultivar TDr96_F1 chromosome 3, TDr96_F1_v2_PseudoChromosome.rev07_lg8_w22 25.fasta, whole genome shotgun sequence genome encodes:
- the LOC120257643 gene encoding uncharacterized protein LOC120257643, with the translated sequence MAVVIESVPPWAPKPFIYLLLFASCFASLFLYPYFSKPGFLSRPTTASSPFDLGSYGSFQRFQRRFLILYSIASLMEGLGSLFGDYDGISRENVALCISVGAAAALLIGPILGIVSDVKGPKTACILFFILHLLMCFLKSISGHPSIWVMSICLALASSVFSFCFETWMIVEHEKQGHRQDMLNDTFWLMFFFESASLVGSQAFANMAVKDADRSFLTLPKSASFLAILSILYINKKWNGCEQLTSIGNYTKSLSSLILNDKILWTLTLAQASIYFSMSVFWILWAPTIVADGRVVHLSLIYPCFLGSRMLGSTVFPWFFSGSVLHNEDYLTTAFAVAGLAFSIVAYDYQEIEVLVTLFCIFHACVGFILPSLARLRTMYIPNQFRGGMISLSLAPANAAFLFVLVLGGYCRVLSNTMIMAFAAFGLICSAGCIHLLQRGRKHSHQNWHKL